From one Candidatus Poribacteria bacterium genomic stretch:
- a CDS encoding AAA family ATPase, whose product MLERRLEELGRNLQGKKPHLPHFLSAIRLDGIRGFNNLRVPFDYPVSVIAGGNTTGKSTVLFATACAYKVPGAGVREFVPSTLFPDYRPKLGRHQDMQQTVTMEFYYQTPEGETSMRWRRTKGWNRSFFGRQNASQPERQVYLRTLSNLRNPSEVRGVLSMSRLKSEPPEETPLTASQIEFAHQMLPFRYSEVVSLVSGNKNLLFAAQEGGAAYSELHMAAGERAILRLSKEITQLDGALVLIDEVEAGLHPWVQQLLMLHLQQLALRNDLQIIVTSHSPVVLDSVPLNGRIFLDRDDASVEVVVRPAYRDLIQNALYGRSSEMLKLLCEDDIAEGILEGIFDFLLAKEGMNREAIRIGRDTGASQFPMPAETLRKFGQIQNTVFVLDGDQRNGEIAFKIQDAAKSTVSILFLPSSGAPESWVWDRLKYIPDAEIGRLGNTRSGLSNLMNQLDAIYSSASDSPSEIAKNKFQSLSESLRREASEICRIVARLEAGQRESDIRPLADELQGILRQWRE is encoded by the coding sequence GTGCTTGAGAGACGCTTAGAAGAACTCGGGAGAAATTTGCAAGGCAAGAAACCGCATCTACCGCATTTTTTGTCGGCAATCCGCTTGGATGGTATCCGTGGATTCAATAACTTAAGAGTTCCATTTGATTACCCGGTAAGTGTAATTGCTGGTGGAAATACGACTGGTAAGTCAACGGTACTTTTTGCCACAGCATGCGCTTATAAGGTGCCGGGTGCGGGGGTTAGGGAATTCGTTCCATCCACACTCTTTCCCGATTATCGCCCTAAACTTGGCAGACATCAAGATATGCAGCAAACGGTCACGATGGAGTTCTATTACCAGACTCCTGAAGGCGAGACCTCCATGCGATGGCGACGTACCAAGGGTTGGAATCGGAGTTTCTTCGGTCGTCAAAACGCCAGTCAACCGGAGCGACAGGTCTATCTCAGAACTCTGAGCAATCTGAGGAATCCATCTGAGGTACGCGGTGTTCTCAGCATGTCGCGTCTGAAATCCGAACCGCCGGAAGAAACACCTCTAACTGCATCACAGATTGAATTTGCCCATCAGATGCTTCCTTTCAGATATTCGGAGGTGGTGAGTCTGGTCAGTGGCAACAAAAACTTGCTTTTTGCTGCCCAAGAAGGCGGTGCGGCTTATTCAGAACTACACATGGCGGCTGGGGAACGTGCGATCCTGCGGTTGTCGAAAGAGATTACGCAACTCGATGGGGCACTCGTTTTGATTGACGAAGTAGAAGCCGGACTGCATCCTTGGGTGCAACAACTACTTATGTTGCATCTACAACAACTTGCACTCCGCAACGATCTCCAGATTATTGTAACATCTCACAGTCCAGTTGTTCTTGATTCAGTCCCTCTCAACGGCAGGATTTTTCTTGACCGAGACGACGCGTCAGTCGAGGTTGTTGTGCGCCCAGCATATCGGGACTTAATTCAGAATGCACTCTACGGACGTTCCAGCGAGATGCTCAAACTGCTCTGTGAAGACGACATCGCTGAAGGTATCTTAGAAGGTATATTTGACTTTTTACTCGCAAAAGAAGGAATGAATAGGGAAGCAATCCGCATTGGACGAGATACTGGGGCAAGTCAGTTTCCAATGCCCGCTGAGACGTTAAGAAAATTCGGTCAGATTCAAAATACTGTTTTCGTTCTTGATGGGGACCAGAGAAATGGTGAAATCGCGTTTAAAATACAAGACGCTGCAAAAAGTACTGTGTCCATACTCTTTCTCCCCAGTAGTGGAGCCCCCGAAAGTTGGGTGTGGGATCGGTTAAAGTACATCCCAGATGCAGAGATCGGACGACTCGGAAACACGCGGTCAGGTTTGTCTAACCTAATGAACCAATTGGATGCGATATACAGTTCAGCATCCGATTCGCCTTCAGAGATTGCCAAAAACAAATTTCAGAGCCTCTCCGAAAGTTTACGTAGAGAGGCATCGGAGATCTGCCGGATCGTTGCACGCTTAGAGGCAGGTCAAAGAGAGAGTGACATTCGGCCCCTTGCGGATGAGCTGCAGGGAATTTTAAGGCAGTGGCGGGAGTAG
- a CDS encoding KamA family radical SAM protein, with translation MEEWKRLVRDTVNTPEKLAAVFDVDIEEMRRIHKEFPIRINPYYLSLIEEPGDPIWKQVVPDPKELISTGVEDPLHEEDDSEVPNVTHRYPDRALFYVNYMCPIYCRFCTRKRKVGDPYSISEDNVERGLAYIQAHPEIRDVIISGGDPLMLTDKKIDYIVGGLRAIEHLEIIRIGSRVPVTLPQRITPELCAILKQSHPFYINTHFNHPREITPETEKACGMLADAGIPLGNQAVLLKGVNDDPAVMVELMKGLLRIRVKPYYIYQADLVVGTDHFRTAVQTGLDIVSALRGHISGLGVPHYVIDAPGGGGKIALMPDPVVTFDDDEIQLQNYEGNVYSYPSTPFFDEDW, from the coding sequence ATGGAAGAATGGAAACGTCTCGTTAGAGATACAGTTAACACCCCCGAAAAACTCGCCGCCGTATTCGACGTTGACATAGAGGAGATGCGGCGGATTCACAAAGAATTTCCGATCCGTATTAATCCGTACTATCTCAGTCTTATAGAAGAGCCGGGCGACCCTATCTGGAAACAGGTTGTGCCTGATCCAAAGGAACTGATTAGCACAGGCGTAGAGGACCCACTCCACGAAGAAGACGACAGCGAAGTTCCGAACGTCACTCATCGCTACCCCGACCGGGCACTTTTTTATGTGAACTACATGTGTCCGATTTACTGCCGTTTCTGTACCCGTAAACGGAAAGTCGGCGACCCGTACTCAATCTCTGAAGATAACGTTGAGAGAGGACTTGCTTATATTCAGGCACACCCAGAGATCCGTGATGTCATCATCTCCGGTGGCGATCCGCTCATGTTGACGGACAAGAAAATCGACTATATCGTCGGCGGCTTGCGGGCAATTGAACACTTGGAAATCATTCGGATTGGCTCACGCGTCCCCGTGACTTTACCCCAGCGGATTACGCCTGAGTTGTGTGCGATTTTGAAACAGTCCCACCCTTTTTACATTAACACGCACTTCAATCACCCACGCGAGATTACACCTGAGACGGAAAAGGCGTGTGGTATGTTAGCCGATGCCGGTATACCGCTCGGTAACCAAGCAGTCCTCCTCAAAGGCGTGAACGACGATCCCGCCGTGATGGTCGAACTCATGAAAGGACTGTTGCGTATCCGAGTTAAACCTTACTATATCTATCAAGCCGATCTTGTCGTCGGAACCGATCACTTCCGAACAGCCGTCCAAACCGGTTTAGACATTGTTTCGGCGTTGCGTGGCCATATTTCGGGACTCGGTGTACCGCATTACGTGATTGACGCTCCCGGTGGTGGCGGAAAAATCGCACTGATGCCAGACCCTGTTGTCACTTTCGATGACGATGAAATCCAACTCCAAAACTATGAAGGTAACGTCTATAGTTATCCGAGTACGCCGTTCTTCGATGAGGATTGGTAG
- a CDS encoding peptidylprolyl isomerase gives MRFSLFSAFLATVISCNGEQLPYVTIETEKGNIIIQLYPEAAPATVANFAKLIESGFYNGVVFHRFVPGFVIQGGDPQGTGRGGPGWSIRGEFQDSDLREKMPLHEKGVVAMARTQNPDSAGSQFYICLSSDPTRYAHLNGSYTTFGKVIEGMDVVDVLREGDVMESVSIENYQEE, from the coding sequence ATGCGATTTAGCTTATTCAGTGCGTTCTTAGCGACAGTCATCTCATGTAACGGTGAACAATTACCCTATGTAACGATTGAAACCGAAAAAGGCAACATTATTATTCAACTTTACCCAGAAGCCGCGCCCGCCACGGTCGCAAATTTTGCGAAACTCATCGAATCCGGTTTCTACAACGGTGTGGTCTTTCACCGGTTTGTGCCAGGTTTCGTGATACAAGGCGGCGATCCACAAGGGACAGGCAGAGGCGGCCCCGGATGGAGCATCCGTGGCGAATTCCAAGACTCCGATCTTCGCGAGAAGATGCCACTCCATGAAAAAGGGGTCGTCGCGATGGCCCGGACGCAGAATCCCGATTCAGCCGGAAGTCAGTTTTATATCTGTCTCAGTTCAGACCCGACCCGCTACGCGCACCTAAACGGCAGTTACACTACATTTGGGAAGGTTATTGAGGGCATGGATGTCGTAGACGTACTCCGCGAAGGCGATGTTATGGAGAGCGTGTCAATTGAGAACTATCAAGAAGAATAG